The Nocardioides pantholopis genome window below encodes:
- a CDS encoding low molecular weight protein-tyrosine-phosphatase, with the protein MTPPALPPARDPDRYTLTVVCLGNICRSPMADVVLNRRLEEAGLADRVRVDSSGTGGWHVGGPMDPRAAATLAAHGYDSTRHRARQWAPDRADEHDLVLAMDRSNLADLGGRSDRVRLFRDFDPVEPGGEVPDPYYGGDDGFEEVLAMVERTAAAIVAALQRELRAS; encoded by the coding sequence ATGACGCCACCCGCGCTCCCTCCGGCCCGGGACCCGGACCGCTACACGCTCACCGTGGTCTGCCTGGGCAACATCTGCCGCTCCCCGATGGCCGACGTCGTGCTGAACCGGCGCCTCGAGGAGGCCGGACTGGCCGACCGGGTCCGGGTGGACAGCAGCGGCACCGGCGGCTGGCACGTCGGCGGCCCGATGGACCCCCGCGCCGCCGCCACGCTCGCCGCGCACGGCTACGACAGCACCCGGCACCGGGCCCGCCAGTGGGCGCCCGACCGCGCCGACGAGCACGACCTGGTCCTCGCGATGGACCGCTCCAACCTCGCCGACCTGGGCGGGCGCAGCGACCGGGTGCGACTGTTCCGCGACTTCGACCCGGTCGAGCCCGGCGGCGAGGTTCCCGACCCCTACTACGGTGGGGACGACGGGTTCGAGGAGGTGCTGGCGATGGTGGAGCGCACGGCCGCCGCGATCGTCGCGGCCCTGCAGCGGGAGCTGCGCGCGTCGTGA
- the hisC gene encoding histidinol-phosphate transaminase has translation MTGQSRPAPRPNIGLIPPYVAGRPPTVRPGMTSYKLSSNENPYPPLPGVVEAVQEAVAQMNRYPDMGSAALYAALAETCRVPVEDLSVATGSVALIYQLVQAFCEPGDEVVFAWRSFEAYPIAVTAAAATAVRVPVLPDGRHDLPAMAAAVTDRTRVVLVCTPNNPTGPAVSQTELDEFLAAVPPHVLVVVDEAYLEFVRMADPVDGLATYRRHQNVVLTRTFSKAYGLAGFRVGYAVAPAPLAAALRAVSLPFGVSSVAQAAAIASLERREELLERVDALVAERTRVATGLRERGWDVPQAQGNFVWFELGERTADFAAAAEELGIMVRPFAGEGARVSIGETEANDRLLRLAEGFVR, from the coding sequence ATGACCGGTCAGTCCCGCCCCGCACCGCGGCCCAACATCGGCCTGATCCCGCCGTACGTCGCCGGGCGGCCGCCGACGGTGCGCCCCGGGATGACCTCCTACAAGCTGTCCTCCAACGAGAACCCGTATCCGCCGCTGCCGGGTGTCGTCGAGGCGGTGCAGGAGGCGGTCGCGCAGATGAACCGCTATCCCGACATGGGGTCCGCGGCGCTGTACGCGGCGCTCGCCGAGACCTGCCGGGTGCCGGTGGAGGACCTGTCGGTGGCGACCGGGTCGGTGGCGCTGATCTACCAGCTCGTGCAGGCGTTCTGCGAGCCGGGCGACGAGGTCGTCTTCGCCTGGCGCTCCTTCGAGGCCTATCCGATCGCGGTCACGGCCGCGGCGGCGACAGCGGTCCGGGTGCCGGTGCTGCCGGACGGGCGCCACGACCTGCCCGCGATGGCGGCGGCCGTCACCGACCGGACCCGGGTGGTGCTGGTCTGCACGCCCAACAACCCCACCGGGCCCGCGGTGAGCCAGACCGAGCTGGACGAGTTCCTGGCGGCGGTCCCACCCCACGTGCTGGTCGTGGTCGACGAGGCCTACCTGGAGTTCGTCCGGATGGCAGACCCGGTCGACGGGCTGGCGACGTACCGGCGCCACCAGAACGTCGTGCTGACCCGCACCTTCTCCAAGGCCTACGGGCTGGCCGGCTTCCGGGTCGGGTACGCCGTCGCGCCGGCGCCGCTGGCCGCGGCGCTGCGGGCGGTGTCGCTGCCGTTCGGGGTCTCCTCGGTGGCACAGGCCGCGGCGATCGCCTCGCTGGAGCGGCGCGAGGAGCTCCTCGAGCGGGTCGACGCACTCGTCGCCGAGCGCACCCGCGTCGCCACCGGCCTGCGCGAGCGCGGCTGGGACGTCCCGCAGGCGCAGGGCAACTTCGTCTGGTTCGAGCTCGGCGAGCGCACCGCCGACTTCGCGGCCGCCGCCGAGGAGCTCGGGATCATGGTCCGGCCGTTCGCCGGCGAGGGCGCCCGGGTCTCCATCGGCGAGACCGAGGCCAACGACCGGCTGCTGCGGCTCGCCGAGGGGTTCGTGCGCTGA
- a CDS encoding response regulator transcription factor: MTATAPKPRVLVVDDDRAVRESLRRSLEFNGYDVHLAQDGAEALASIGQSAPDVVVMDVMMPRLDGLETTRALRTAGHDVPILVLTARDAVGERVAGLDAGADDYLTKPFALAELLARLRALLRRVVPSEETPDETLTFADLSMDVATREVRRNGRLIELTRTEFTLLEMFLRRPRRVLERSFILEEVWGYDFPTSANSLEVYVGYLRRKTEAAGEPRLIHTVRGVGYVLKEA; this comes from the coding sequence GTGACTGCAACCGCGCCGAAGCCCCGCGTCCTCGTCGTCGACGACGACCGGGCTGTGCGGGAGTCCCTGCGCCGGTCCCTGGAGTTCAACGGCTACGACGTGCACCTGGCCCAGGACGGCGCCGAGGCGCTGGCCTCGATCGGCCAGTCCGCGCCGGACGTCGTCGTGATGGACGTGATGATGCCGCGCCTGGACGGGCTGGAGACGACCCGGGCGCTGCGCACCGCCGGGCACGACGTCCCGATCCTGGTCCTGACCGCCCGCGACGCCGTCGGCGAGCGGGTGGCCGGCCTGGACGCGGGCGCCGACGACTACCTGACCAAGCCGTTCGCGCTCGCCGAGCTGCTGGCCCGGCTGCGGGCGCTGCTGCGCCGGGTGGTCCCGAGCGAGGAGACCCCCGACGAGACGCTCACCTTCGCCGACCTCAGCATGGACGTCGCCACCCGCGAGGTGCGGCGCAACGGCCGGCTCATCGAGCTGACCCGCACCGAGTTCACGCTGCTGGAGATGTTCCTGCGCCGGCCGCGCCGGGTGCTCGAGCGCAGCTTCATCCTCGAGGAGGTCTGGGGCTACGACTTCCCGACCAGCGCGAACTCGCTGGAGGTCTACGTCGGCTACCTGCGCCGCAAGACCGAGGCGGCCGGCGAGCCCCGGCTGATCCACACCGTCCGCGGGGTCGGTTACGTGCTGAAGGAAGCATGA
- a CDS encoding GntR family transcriptional regulator, translated as MPAPAAPSGTLPQEHPSAVERVTQELRRAVFDGELESGTPLREVALAASLGVSRPTVREALTVLVAEGLATREPHRGVSVTRPELDSVRDICAARWVLEGAGVLRWPDADPQLRHDVRRRLEAYTAAVRADASYQELNERHLAFHVSLVALTGSPRLVGTAESLVGELKVALAQVERLRRNAHDEADNHTQLVVLLEAGDVVGAHEFLRGHLEAAERDIADALGLDGD; from the coding sequence ATGCCCGCTCCGGCCGCCCCCTCCGGGACGCTGCCCCAGGAGCACCCCTCCGCCGTGGAGCGGGTGACCCAGGAGCTGCGCCGGGCGGTCTTCGACGGCGAGCTCGAGTCCGGTACGCCGCTGCGCGAGGTCGCACTGGCGGCCTCCCTGGGGGTGTCCCGCCCGACGGTCCGCGAGGCGCTGACCGTGCTGGTCGCCGAGGGGCTCGCGACCCGCGAGCCGCACCGGGGCGTCAGCGTCACCCGACCGGAGCTGGACTCGGTGCGCGACATCTGCGCCGCCCGCTGGGTCCTGGAGGGGGCCGGCGTGCTGCGCTGGCCGGACGCCGACCCCCAGCTGCGCCACGACGTACGCCGCCGCCTGGAGGCCTACACGGCCGCGGTCCGCGCCGACGCGTCCTACCAGGAGCTCAACGAGCGCCACCTCGCCTTCCACGTCTCGCTGGTCGCGCTCACCGGCAGCCCGCGGCTGGTCGGCACGGCCGAGAGCCTGGTGGGCGAGCTCAAGGTGGCGCTGGCCCAGGTGGAGCGGCTGCGGCGCAACGCCCACGACGAGGCCGACAACCACACCCAGCTCGTGGTGCTGCTGGAGGCCGGCGACGTCGTCGGCGCGCACGAGTTCCTGCGCGGCCACCTCGAGGCCGCCGAGCGCGACATCGCCGACGCGCTCGGACTGGACGGCGACTGA
- a CDS encoding M15 family metallopeptidase, with protein MPRTPALRGLLALVAAAVLAAGCSSEGGGDSADRSATPSPSASAPSTSGSTPSPSASSPSAPASAAPGTVPPDWLGTRVLPLGPDGYGAVRATPRELRNRRFTLPDPVAALPGRGFASRVVAPAPARVLARSTWGPRCPVAADDLAWVRVAFRGFDGARHTGELLVNRTAADDLVGVFRDLWRARFPFERIAITTRAELDAAPTGDGNDTGAFVCRPITGGTSYSEHAYGLAIDINPFQNPYVRGDLVLPELASAYADRAWVRPGMITPDGPVVRAFARIGWAWGGAWSTRKDYQHFSASGR; from the coding sequence ATGCCTCGGACCCCCGCCCTGCGCGGGCTGCTCGCCCTGGTGGCCGCGGCCGTGCTGGCCGCCGGCTGCTCGAGCGAGGGCGGCGGGGACTCCGCCGACCGGTCGGCCACCCCCTCGCCGTCCGCGTCCGCCCCCTCGACCTCCGGGTCCACACCCTCGCCGTCCGCGTCCTCGCCGTCCGCGCCGGCGTCGGCCGCACCCGGGACCGTCCCGCCGGACTGGCTGGGCACCCGGGTGCTCCCCCTCGGCCCCGACGGGTACGGCGCGGTGCGCGCGACGCCGCGCGAGCTGCGCAACCGCCGGTTCACGCTGCCGGACCCGGTGGCCGCCCTTCCCGGCCGGGGCTTCGCCTCCCGGGTCGTCGCCCCCGCACCGGCCCGGGTGCTGGCGCGCTCCACCTGGGGGCCGCGCTGCCCCGTCGCCGCCGACGACCTCGCCTGGGTGCGGGTCGCCTTCCGCGGCTTCGACGGCGCCCGGCACACCGGCGAGCTGCTCGTGAACCGCACCGCGGCCGACGACCTGGTCGGCGTCTTCCGGGACCTGTGGCGGGCCCGCTTCCCGTTCGAGCGGATCGCGATCACCACCCGCGCCGAGCTGGACGCCGCGCCGACCGGGGACGGCAACGACACCGGCGCCTTCGTCTGCCGCCCGATCACCGGCGGCACGTCGTACTCCGAGCACGCCTACGGGCTGGCCATCGACATCAACCCGTTCCAGAACCCCTACGTCCGCGGCGACCTGGTGCTGCCCGAGCTCGCCTCGGCGTACGCCGACCGCGCCTGGGTGCGGCCCGGCATGATCACCCCCGACGGCCCGGTCGTGCGCGCGTTCGCCCGGATCGGCTGGGCCTGGGGCGGGGCCTGGTCGACCCGCAAGGACTACCAGCACTTCAGCGCCAGCGGCCGGTGA
- a CDS encoding cation diffusion facilitator family transporter produces the protein MGHDHAHAAGRAEDRGRLRIALLVTGSVLVLEVVGGLLTGSLALLADAAHMATDAGAIVLALGASYLASRPAGVRSTFGYHRAEILAAAVNGLLLLVVCGYVGWAGVRRLADPSSVDAGPMVGFALVGLVANAISLAVLNRSETGSLNLRGAANEVLADLVGSVLAVIAGVVIWTTGWLYADPLASLVIAVLIAPRAVLLVRDSAAILLEIAPRDLDLDDVRRHLLGVPGVVDVHDLHAWTITSGMASLSAHVTVTDACLAERGVGPTLDELSHCVAAHFAVQHATFQVEPVSHRDHEDLGEVH, from the coding sequence ATGGGGCACGACCACGCGCACGCCGCCGGGCGGGCCGAGGACCGGGGCCGGCTGCGCATCGCGCTCCTGGTCACCGGCAGCGTCCTCGTGCTCGAGGTCGTCGGCGGCCTGCTCACCGGGTCGCTGGCGCTGCTCGCCGACGCCGCGCACATGGCCACCGACGCCGGCGCGATCGTGCTGGCCCTCGGGGCGTCCTACCTCGCCAGCCGCCCGGCGGGGGTTCGCTCCACCTTCGGCTACCACCGCGCCGAGATCCTCGCCGCCGCTGTCAACGGCCTGCTGCTGCTGGTGGTCTGCGGGTACGTCGGCTGGGCCGGGGTGCGCCGGCTGGCCGACCCGTCCTCGGTCGACGCCGGCCCGATGGTGGGGTTCGCGCTCGTCGGCCTGGTCGCCAACGCGATCTCGCTGGCGGTGCTGAACCGCTCCGAGACCGGGTCGCTGAACCTGCGCGGCGCCGCCAACGAGGTGCTCGCCGACCTGGTCGGGTCGGTGCTCGCGGTGATCGCGGGCGTGGTCATCTGGACCACCGGCTGGCTGTACGCCGACCCGCTGGCCTCGCTGGTGATCGCGGTGCTGATCGCCCCGCGGGCGGTGCTGCTGGTCCGTGACAGCGCCGCGATCCTGTTGGAGATCGCGCCGCGCGACCTCGACCTGGACGACGTACGCCGGCACCTGCTCGGGGTTCCCGGGGTCGTGGACGTCCACGACCTGCACGCCTGGACGATCACCAGCGGCATGGCCAGCCTCTCCGCCCACGTGACGGTCACCGACGCGTGCCTGGCCGAGCGCGGCGTCGGCCCGACGCTCGACGAGCTGAGCCACTGCGTCGCCGCGCACTTCGCGGTCCAGCACGCGACCTTCCAGGTCGAGCCGGTCAGCCACCGCGACCACGAGGACCTCGGCGAGGTGCACTGA
- a CDS encoding glutathione S-transferase family protein, whose product MSAGADQTPTSSTYVEKGKAFDRDMNYIPDRITRDARVPEHGPRDVPLWPVEPGRYRLVAAKACPWANRTLIVRRLLGLEDVLSVGLPGPTHDQRSWTFDLDPDGVDPVLGIHFLKDAYEKRFPGYPRGITVPAIVEVESGQVVTNDFPWITHDLFFEWRDFHRPDAPDLWPADLREEMEEVMKRVFTEVNNGVYRCGFAGSQEAYDAAYDRLWVAMDWLEDRLATRRYLMGAAITEADIRLFTTLARFDAVYHGHFKCNRQKLTELPNLWGYARDLYQTPGFGETIDFDQIKAHYYVVHTDVNPSGIVPKGPDPAVWLTPHGRH is encoded by the coding sequence ATGAGTGCCGGTGCTGACCAGACCCCCACGAGCTCGACGTACGTCGAGAAGGGGAAGGCCTTCGACCGGGACATGAACTACATCCCGGACCGGATCACCCGCGACGCCCGCGTCCCTGAGCACGGCCCCCGCGACGTGCCGCTCTGGCCGGTCGAGCCCGGCCGCTACCGGCTGGTGGCGGCCAAGGCCTGCCCGTGGGCGAACCGCACACTCATCGTCCGGCGCCTGCTCGGACTCGAGGACGTCCTCTCGGTCGGGCTGCCCGGCCCGACCCACGACCAGCGCAGCTGGACCTTCGACCTCGACCCCGACGGGGTGGACCCGGTGCTCGGCATCCACTTCCTCAAGGACGCCTACGAGAAGCGCTTCCCCGGCTACCCGCGCGGCATCACCGTCCCCGCGATCGTCGAGGTCGAGAGCGGCCAGGTCGTCACCAACGACTTCCCGTGGATCACCCACGACCTGTTCTTCGAGTGGCGCGACTTCCACCGCCCCGACGCGCCGGACCTGTGGCCCGCCGACCTCCGCGAGGAGATGGAGGAGGTCATGAAGCGGGTCTTCACCGAGGTCAACAACGGCGTCTACCGGTGCGGCTTCGCGGGCTCCCAGGAGGCCTACGACGCGGCGTACGACCGGCTCTGGGTGGCCATGGACTGGCTCGAGGACCGGCTGGCGACCCGGCGCTACCTGATGGGCGCGGCGATCACCGAGGCCGACATCCGGCTCTTCACGACCCTGGCCCGCTTCGACGCGGTCTACCACGGCCACTTCAAGTGCAACCGGCAGAAGCTCACCGAGCTGCCCAACCTGTGGGGCTACGCCCGCGACCTGTACCAGACCCCGGGCTTCGGCGAGACGATCGACTTCGACCAGATCAAGGCGCACTACTACGTCGTGCACACCGACGTGAACCCCTCGGGCATCGTCCCGAAGGGCCCGGACCCGGCGGTCTGGCTCACCCCGCACGGGCGGCACTGA
- a CDS encoding fructosamine kinase family protein — protein sequence MTRQPLAARHAEALLGGSVVATAPVAGGDICTATKLRLSDGTTALMKTLPRAPAGFFPTEARGLRWLAEVEGGVATPEVLAADEECLILRWVEPGRNSGDAAAEFGRALATTHRAGAPTYGLDADGFIGRLPLPNRPAPTWAEFYAVRRVLPYLKLARDRGAVTDGQAATIEGLVGRLGALLPEEAPSRLHGDLWNGNVLWGTEGHVAVVDPAAYGGHREVDLAMLALFGLPHLQRVLDAYAEVSPLTDGWRERTAAHQVFPLLVHACLFGGGYGARAAAAAATYS from the coding sequence GTGACCCGCCAGCCGCTGGCCGCCCGCCACGCCGAGGCCCTCCTCGGCGGGTCCGTCGTGGCCACGGCGCCGGTCGCCGGCGGCGACATCTGCACCGCCACCAAGCTCCGCCTCAGCGACGGCACCACCGCGCTGATGAAGACCCTCCCCCGCGCTCCGGCCGGCTTCTTCCCCACCGAGGCCCGCGGGCTGCGCTGGCTGGCCGAGGTCGAGGGCGGGGTCGCCACCCCGGAGGTGCTCGCCGCCGACGAGGAGTGCCTGATCCTGCGGTGGGTCGAGCCGGGCCGCAACTCCGGTGACGCCGCGGCGGAGTTCGGCCGGGCGCTGGCCACCACCCACCGCGCGGGCGCCCCGACGTACGGGCTGGACGCCGACGGCTTCATCGGCCGGCTCCCGCTGCCGAACCGGCCGGCGCCGACCTGGGCGGAGTTCTACGCCGTGCGGCGGGTGCTGCCCTACCTGAAGCTGGCCCGCGACCGGGGCGCGGTCACCGACGGCCAGGCCGCCACCATCGAGGGCCTGGTCGGGCGGCTGGGCGCGCTGCTGCCCGAGGAGGCCCCCTCGCGGCTGCACGGCGACCTGTGGAACGGCAACGTGCTGTGGGGCACCGAGGGCCACGTCGCCGTCGTCGACCCCGCGGCGTACGGCGGGCACCGGGAGGTCGACCTCGCGATGCTGGCGCTGTTCGGGCTGCCGCACCTGCAGCGCGTGCTGGACGCCTACGCCGAGGTGAGTCCGCTCACCGACGGATGGCGCGAGCGCACCGCCGCGCACCAGGTATTTCCGCTGCTGGTGCACGCCTGCCTGTTCGGCGGCGGGTACGGCGCCCGCGCTGCGGCCGCCGCGGCGACGTACTCCTGA
- a CDS encoding VanZ family protein: MVPVGGVAVMLLGVVVSGVLCLLVYLVARGPLGVLGAGALALLLWSLAVIACLTLVPAEGAPGIVPAETRQETCSWDYGGPAPEGFWIFSGGQRLLNTLVFVPPGLLMVVFLARWPRAALVTVPLGLAVLAAYSAGIELTQLELARLDRACDITDVVDNSTGALLGGAAGLLAALVLRPWRARLR, encoded by the coding sequence ATGGTCCCGGTCGGCGGTGTGGCGGTGATGCTCCTCGGCGTGGTCGTCTCCGGCGTCCTGTGCCTGCTGGTCTACCTGGTCGCGCGCGGCCCGCTGGGCGTGCTGGGCGCGGGTGCGCTCGCGCTGCTGCTGTGGTCGCTGGCCGTGATCGCCTGCCTCACGCTGGTGCCGGCGGAAGGCGCGCCCGGGATCGTCCCCGCCGAGACCCGGCAGGAGACCTGCTCGTGGGACTACGGCGGGCCGGCCCCCGAGGGGTTCTGGATCTTCTCCGGCGGGCAGCGGCTGCTCAACACGCTCGTCTTCGTGCCGCCGGGCCTGCTGATGGTGGTGTTCCTGGCCCGCTGGCCGCGGGCCGCGCTGGTCACGGTGCCGCTCGGGCTGGCGGTGCTCGCGGCGTACTCCGCCGGGATCGAGCTCACCCAGCTGGAGCTGGCCCGCCTGGACCGCGCCTGCGACATCACCGACGTCGTCGACAACAGCACCGGGGCGCTGCTCGGCGGCGCGGCCGGGCTGCTGGCCGCGCTCGTCCTGCGACCCTGGCGCGCGCGCCTACGCTGA
- a CDS encoding phage holin family protein → MRFLSLLASNAVALAVAAWIFAGIRFSGPTSGQAQIEEKILPLLVVAAILTLVTSLVKPVLTVLSIPFIIVTLGLFLLVINAGMLKLTGWIAGKLDLGFVVEGFWPAVGGAIVITIVTWGVDGLFGTDDRR, encoded by the coding sequence ATGCGCTTCCTGAGCCTGCTGGCCAGCAATGCCGTGGCCCTCGCCGTTGCGGCCTGGATCTTCGCCGGGATCCGGTTCTCCGGGCCGACCAGCGGCCAGGCCCAGATCGAGGAGAAGATCCTCCCGCTGCTGGTCGTGGCGGCGATCCTGACCCTGGTCACCTCGCTGGTGAAGCCGGTGCTGACAGTGCTGTCGATCCCGTTCATCATCGTCACGCTCGGCCTGTTCCTGCTGGTCATCAATGCGGGCATGCTCAAGCTGACCGGCTGGATCGCCGGCAAGCTGGACCTGGGCTTCGTGGTCGAGGGCTTCTGGCCGGCGGTCGGCGGCGCGATCGTGATCACGATCGTGACCTGGGGCGTGGACGGCCTGTTCGGCACCGACGACCGCCGATGA
- a CDS encoding sensor histidine kinase: MSTGPTGPADDRWHYRRSLASRVTLLTTMAVGLTVAFVALGAYVTVRMQLQATLDDSLRDRARQAAQAPALTALPSGEEVPAWAVVATDLRVAMIAADGTTYVPQRMEPTPRLGAPEVAVARGEESSSVRTVRTDGEAYRVVAVPYGEGNALVLAESLESQQQVLGRLGVVMLLFGLAGVVGAGMAGWVVAANGLRPVRRLTRRVEEIARTEDLDPLPVEGADEIARLATAFNQMLTTVAASRERQRRLVADAGHELRTPLTSLRTNLDLLAQADSSGAALPPGARAELLADVRAQMEELTTLIGDLVELARDEPLTHVVETIDLSEVLDDAITRVRRRAPQVRFEVRAEPWYVVGEQAGLSRAVTNLLDNAAKWSPEGGTVRVVLERGLLTVDDEGPGIPEADLPRVFDRFFRSEESRSMPGSGLGLSIVHQVALRHSGSVRADTSPAGGARLQLRLPGNATPPPRQPPPQPAQPAPPPAARTPRAGQDPA; the protein is encoded by the coding sequence ATGAGCACCGGACCCACCGGACCCGCCGACGACCGCTGGCACTACCGACGCTCGCTGGCCAGCCGGGTCACGCTGCTGACCACGATGGCGGTCGGCCTCACCGTCGCGTTCGTGGCGCTCGGCGCCTACGTGACGGTCCGGATGCAGCTGCAGGCGACCCTCGACGACTCGTTGCGCGACCGCGCCCGGCAGGCCGCGCAGGCGCCGGCGCTGACCGCCCTCCCCTCGGGCGAGGAGGTCCCGGCCTGGGCGGTCGTGGCCACGGACCTGCGGGTCGCGATGATCGCCGCCGACGGCACGACGTACGTCCCCCAGCGGATGGAGCCCACCCCGCGGCTCGGGGCGCCGGAGGTGGCCGTCGCGCGCGGTGAGGAGTCCTCCAGCGTCCGCACCGTCCGCACCGACGGCGAGGCCTACCGGGTGGTCGCGGTGCCGTACGGCGAGGGGAACGCCCTGGTGCTGGCGGAGTCCCTGGAGTCCCAGCAGCAGGTGCTGGGCCGGCTCGGCGTGGTGATGCTGCTCTTCGGCCTGGCCGGCGTGGTGGGCGCGGGCATGGCCGGCTGGGTGGTCGCGGCGAACGGGCTGCGGCCGGTGCGCCGGCTGACCCGGCGGGTGGAGGAGATCGCCCGGACCGAGGACCTCGACCCGCTCCCGGTGGAGGGGGCCGACGAGATCGCCCGCCTCGCCACCGCGTTCAACCAGATGCTCACCACGGTCGCGGCCTCCCGGGAGCGGCAGCGCCGCCTGGTCGCCGACGCCGGCCACGAGCTGCGCACCCCGCTGACCTCGCTGCGCACGAACCTGGACCTGCTCGCCCAGGCCGACTCCTCGGGCGCCGCCCTGCCGCCGGGCGCCCGGGCCGAGCTGCTCGCCGACGTGCGCGCCCAGATGGAGGAGCTGACCACGCTGATCGGCGACCTGGTCGAGCTCGCCCGCGACGAGCCGCTGACCCACGTCGTGGAGACGATCGACCTCTCCGAGGTGCTCGACGACGCGATCACCCGGGTCCGCCGCCGGGCCCCGCAGGTGCGCTTCGAGGTCCGCGCCGAGCCCTGGTACGTCGTCGGGGAGCAGGCCGGCCTGTCCCGGGCGGTCACCAACCTCCTCGACAACGCCGCCAAGTGGAGCCCCGAGGGCGGCACGGTCCGGGTCGTGCTGGAGCGCGGCCTGCTCACCGTCGACGACGAGGGGCCCGGCATCCCGGAGGCGGACCTGCCGCGGGTCTTCGACCGCTTCTTCCGCTCCGAGGAGTCCCGCTCCATGCCCGGCTCCGGCCTCGGGCTCTCGATCGTCCACCAGGTCGCGCTGCGCCACTCCGGCTCGGTGCGCGCCGACACCTCCCCGGCGGGCGGCGCCCGCCTGCAGCTGCGGCTGCCCGGCAACGCCACCCCGCCGCCCCGCCAGCCTCCTCCCCAGCCCGCTCAGCCAGCCCCGCCACCAGCCGCCCGGACTCCCCGGGCCGGACAGGACCCCGCATGA
- a CDS encoding HNH endonuclease — protein MAIDPNPAPLGECDSPAAVLAFARSQRAVADRAEVALLEAAVAWASMHSVDCLDDAACLPGAEGEIAIAGPGAPLVTEFAPLELGAALGMSSDAARAMLGEAVELAHRLPRTWAAVRAGSVPAWRGRKIAANTLSLPADGAAYVDTHVHAVAGKIGYAALDRLIEEARVRFDPAGAEEKRRAAADRRHFDLDTGRVSFGGTVVVDGELDLADALDLEDAVARGARVLGELGCAESLDVRRSLAVGEIARRQLALDLDTTPTQVQGLSKRCQPRQVVIHVHLTEAALSGGDGLHLARVEETRSFVSADQVKTWCANPDAQVIVKPVLDLADVDHTDAYEVPDRMSERVQLNNPTCVFPWCGRSARRADTDHVIRHRHEREGPPGHEEFGETTDPNLAPLCRTHHRAKTHTAWTYTKLDETTYLWRTPNGIHLRRDHTGTTIVTI, from the coding sequence ATGGCCATCGACCCGAACCCCGCCCCGCTGGGCGAGTGCGACAGCCCAGCGGCGGTGCTGGCGTTCGCGCGGTCCCAGCGTGCTGTGGCTGACCGTGCCGAGGTCGCCTTGCTCGAGGCTGCGGTCGCGTGGGCCTCGATGCACTCGGTCGACTGCCTGGACGACGCGGCCTGCCTGCCGGGTGCCGAGGGCGAGATCGCGATCGCGGGGCCGGGCGCGCCGCTGGTCACCGAGTTCGCCCCGCTCGAGCTCGGTGCCGCGCTCGGCATGAGCAGCGACGCTGCTCGGGCGATGCTCGGTGAGGCGGTCGAGCTCGCGCACCGGCTCCCGCGGACCTGGGCTGCCGTGCGGGCCGGGAGCGTGCCCGCCTGGCGGGGCCGCAAGATCGCGGCGAACACCCTCTCGCTCCCCGCCGATGGCGCGGCCTACGTCGACACCCACGTCCACGCGGTGGCCGGGAAGATCGGGTACGCCGCGCTGGACCGGCTGATCGAGGAGGCCCGGGTCCGGTTCGACCCCGCCGGCGCCGAAGAGAAGCGCCGCGCTGCCGCGGACCGGCGGCACTTCGACCTCGACACCGGCCGCGTCTCGTTCGGCGGGACCGTGGTCGTGGACGGCGAGCTCGACCTCGCCGACGCCCTCGACCTCGAGGACGCGGTCGCCCGCGGTGCCCGGGTCCTCGGCGAGCTCGGCTGCGCGGAGTCCCTCGACGTCCGCCGCTCCCTAGCGGTCGGCGAGATCGCCCGCCGCCAGCTCGCCCTCGACCTCGACACCACCCCGACCCAGGTGCAGGGCCTGTCCAAGCGCTGCCAGCCCCGCCAGGTCGTCATCCACGTCCACCTCACCGAGGCCGCCCTCAGTGGCGGGGACGGCCTGCATCTGGCCCGGGTCGAGGAGACCCGCTCGTTCGTCTCCGCCGACCAGGTCAAGACCTGGTGCGCCAACCCCGATGCCCAAGTCATCGTGAAGCCGGTTCTCGACCTCGCCGACGTCGACCACACCGACGCCTACGAGGTCCCCGACCGGATGTCAGAACGGGTCCAGCTCAACAACCCGACCTGCGTCTTCCCCTGGTGCGGCCGCTCGGCCCGCCGCGCGGACACCGACCACGTCATCCGCCACCGGCACGAACGCGAGGGGCCACCGGGCCATGAGGAGTTCGGCGAGACCACCGACCCCAACCTCGCACCCCTGTGCCGCACCCACCACCGGGCCAAGACCCACACCGCCTGGACCTACACCAAGCTCGACGAGACCACCTACCTGTGGCGAACCCCGAACGGCATCCACCTGCGCCGCGACCACACCGGCACCACCATCGTCACCATCTGA